ATGGGTGCCGACCCGGTCGCCGCGGCCATGCTGCACGCCGCCGCCGCGCACGGGCAGCGGCTGGACGCCTTCGTCGTCCGCAAGGCCGCCAAGGCGCACGGCCTGCAGCGGCGGGTCGAGGGCCCGGACATCGCCGGCCGCCGCGTTCTCGTCGTCGAGGACACCTCCACCACCGGCGGCTCCCCGCTCACCGCCGTCGAGGCAGTGCGGGAGGCCGGTGCCGAGGTCGTCGCCGTCGCCACCATCGTCGACCGGGCGACCGGCGCGGCCGAGAAGATCCAGGAGGGCGCGGGGGTGCCGTACCGCTACGCGTACTCGAAGGACGAGCTGGAACTGGACTGACGGGGCGTCCCGATCATCCGGTCCTGTCTGGAAAGATGGCCCCGACGACGACGTCGCCCCCCTAGGTCAGGGCCGTAAGCCAGCAGAACGCAACCCGCACAATCAAGGAGCGGACATGCCCATCGCAACCCCCGCGGTCTACAACGAGATGCTCGACCGGGCGAAGGCAGGCAAGTTCGCCTACCCGGCCATCAACGTGACCTCGTCCCAGACCCTGCACGCGGCCCTGCGCGGTTTCGCGGAAGCGGAGAGCGACGGCATCATCCAGATCTCGACGGGTGGCGCCGAGTTCCTGGGCGGTCAGCACAGCAAGGACATGGTGACCGGTGCGGTGGCCCTGGCCGAGTTCGCGCACATCGTCGCCAAGAAGTACGACATCACCGTCGCCCTGCACACGGACCACTGCCCGAAGGACAAGCTCGACGGGTACGTACGTCCGCTGCTCGCCGTCTCCGAGGAGCGCGTCGCGCGCGGTGAGAACCCGCTGTTCCAGTCGCACATGTGGGACGGTTCCGCCGAGACCCTCGCCGACAACCTCTCCATCGCCCAGGAGCTCCTCGAGCGCGCCCGCGCCGCGAAGATCATCCTCGAGGTGGAGATCACCCCGACCGGCGGCGAGGAGGACGGCGTCTCGCACGAGATCAACGACTCGCTGTACACGACGGTCGACGACGCCCTGCGTACGGTTGAGGCGCTCGGCCTCGGCGACAAGGGCCGCTACCTGCTCGCCGCCTCCTTCGGCAACGTCCACGGTGTGTACAAGCCGGGCAACGTCGTGCTCCGCCCCGAGCTGCTGAAGGAGCTGAACGACGGCGTGGCCGCGAAGTACGGTCAGCCGGCCGGCTCCCAGCCCTTCGACTTCGTCTTCCACGGCGGCTCCGGCTCCACGGCCGAGGAGATCGCGACCGCGCTGGAGAACGGCGTCGTCAAGATGAACATCGACACGGACACCCAGTACGCCTTCACGCGTCCCGTCGCCGACCACATGTTCAAGAACTACGACGGCGTCCTCAAGGTCGACGGCGAGGTCGGCTCCAAGAAGACCTACGACCCGCGCACCTGGGGCAAGCTGGCCGAGGCGAGCATGGCCAAGCGCGTCCTCGAGGCCTGCGGGAACCTGCGCTCCACCGGCACGAAGATCAAGTAGTTCCTCCGGGAACCAGGAGCCCGGCGTCTGTCTACGGCGCCGGGCTCGCTGTATACCTGTGGGCATGCCCGACGTCCGGATCGCCTCCCCGCAGGGCAAGTGGATCCTGCTCACCACCGTCCTCGGCTCCAGCATGGCCCTGCTGGACTCGACCGTCGTCAACGTCGCCCTCCCCCGGATCGGCGAAGACCTCGACGCGAACCTGTCCGCCCTCCAATGGACGGTCAACGCGTACATGCTCACGCTCGCCGGGCTCATCCTTCTCGGCGGCTCCCTGGGTGATACGTACGGCCGCCGCAAGATCTTCGTCATCGGCGTGATCTGGTTCGCCGTGGCCTCACTGCTGTGCGGGCTCGCCCCGGACGCCGGCTTCCTCGTCGCCGCGAGAGCCCTCCAGGGCATCGGCGGCGCGCTCCTCACACCCGGCTCCCTCGCGCTCATCCAGGCCTCCTTCCACCCCGACGACCGGGGCCGTGCGGTGGG
This genomic window from Streptomyces sp. DG2A-72 contains:
- the pyrE gene encoding orotate phosphoribosyltransferase translates to MTTDVRDALLQQIKDKAVVHGKVTLSSGIEADYYVDLRRITLDGEAAPLVGQVLLDLTSDLDFDAVGGLTMGADPVAAAMLHAAAAHGQRLDAFVVRKAAKAHGLQRRVEGPDIAGRRVLVVEDTSTTGGSPLTAVEAVREAGAEVVAVATIVDRATGAAEKIQEGAGVPYRYAYSKDELELD
- the fbaA gene encoding class II fructose-bisphosphate aldolase, which encodes MPIATPAVYNEMLDRAKAGKFAYPAINVTSSQTLHAALRGFAEAESDGIIQISTGGAEFLGGQHSKDMVTGAVALAEFAHIVAKKYDITVALHTDHCPKDKLDGYVRPLLAVSEERVARGENPLFQSHMWDGSAETLADNLSIAQELLERARAAKIILEVEITPTGGEEDGVSHEINDSLYTTVDDALRTVEALGLGDKGRYLLAASFGNVHGVYKPGNVVLRPELLKELNDGVAAKYGQPAGSQPFDFVFHGGSGSTAEEIATALENGVVKMNIDTDTQYAFTRPVADHMFKNYDGVLKVDGEVGSKKTYDPRTWGKLAEASMAKRVLEACGNLRSTGTKIK